GATAATCCAACAGTTCGAGGCCGACCCTGTTAATAGCAAAGAGAACGTTCTCCTCATCCTCATCAATCCTTATTGAACAGGTAGAATAAGTCATCTCACCTCCTTCTCTGAGGTTCTCGTAGGCGTTCCTCAGCATGTTCCTCTGGACGCTGATAATCTTCTTTATCTTCGCCTCGTCGAAGCGCCACTTCACCTCTGGAAACTGGCGGTATGTTCCTGATGACGAGCAAGGGGCGTCGAGGATTATCTTATCGAACTTCTCTTTATCTCTGAAGCTCTGGCCGTCGGCGTGGACGAAGCGGACGTTCTTAACGCCAAGAACCTTCGCCTTCTCCTTCATGCGCATAAGCCGGTCGTAGGAGTAGTCAACGGCCACAATTTCTCCCTTGTTCTCCATCAGCGCCGCGGCGTGGAAGGTCTTTGAGCCAGGAGCTGCCGCCAGATCGAGCAACCTCTCCCCAGGCTCTGGAGAAAGGACATGAGCGACGTAAGCCGAAGCTAAATCCTGAATCACGAACTTGCCCTCTTTGTACCAGTCAAGCCTCGTGACGGGTGTTTTGTACTCAAGAACCTTTAAAACGTCTGGAACTGGGGTTAGTGCAGTCCTAACGCCGTTCTCCTCAAGGTAGTCGCGGAGGGAATCAATGTCCGTCTTTAGCGTGTTGGCCCTCACGTAATACCTCTGGGGCCGGTTGTTGCTGAGGAGGAGCCTTAC
This sequence is a window from Thermococcus kodakarensis KOD1. Protein-coding genes within it:
- a CDS encoding RsmB/NOP family class I SAM-dependent RNA methyltransferase; the encoded protein is MELFYRVSFQEVVADALMLVEERELSSKHALERVFKKVAGRDREKARGLAHAYVFEIEKWRAKIDFIINSVLKGSKVEDLDPYLANLLRIGTFEIHFRKVPPALATDSIVRVVKEKFDFSRAKFVNALMHEIEKFDVERALKRLKEKDRIEWLSVRFSHPRWYVEYVINLFGYDEAVRLLLSNNRPQRYYVRANTLKTDIDSLRDYLEENGVRTALTPVPDVLKVLEYKTPVTRLDWYKEGKFVIQDLASAYVAHVLSPEPGERLLDLAAAPGSKTFHAAALMENKGEIVAVDYSYDRLMRMKEKAKVLGVKNVRFVHADGQSFRDKEKFDKIILDAPCSSSGTYRQFPEVKWRFDEAKIKKIISVQRNMLRNAYENLREGGEMTYSTCSIRIDEDEENVLFAINRVGLELLDYPFSWGDRGFLDIGDKVFRAWTHRHDCNSFFIAKLKR